From Apium graveolens cultivar Ventura chromosome 9, ASM990537v1, whole genome shotgun sequence, the proteins below share one genomic window:
- the LOC141684508 gene encoding protein tesmin/TSO1-like CXC 6 — MKTRKRSKSVVDESDISFSISAPPSLAVSTVHASPMEWRGCKCKHSRCLKLYCECFASGTYCDDCGCNNCRNNFENESARQDAISWTLERKPNAFRRMAGEHLTLNSEGCNCKRSRCLKKYCNCFRANSLCSEKCRCMDCNNFEGCKERLAFDIGKDASMFTKVEQENLVIDSAVEHSSYGPFQDSMKWNDQSLQILNKEDPSTCEAAQTHQPFAPATMDSSKGTYRSLLAGLVQPHDIRELSAHLVVVSDAKKYFKDVYAQQERLVLGNFCDCLVKLMCRGIAKERQVSMSIRFDTEKQNESVVLDHEEELRVNQRSLEMKS, encoded by the exons ATGAAAACAAGAAAACGAAGTAAATCAGTTGTAGATGAATCGGATATTTCATTCTCGATCTCCGCACCGCCATCGTTAGCTGT AAGCACGGTTCATGCTTCTCCAATGGAGTGGAGAGGTTGCAAGTGTAAGCATTCCAGATGTCTTAAATT GTACTGTGAGTGCTTTGCTTCTGGAACATATTGTGACGACTGTGGCTGCAACAATTGTcgaaataattttgaaaatgaaTCTGCAAGACAAGATGCAATTAGTTGGACCTTGGAGCGAAAACCAAATGCGTTCAGGCGTATGGCTGGCGAACATTTAACTCTGAATAGTGAG GGATGCAACTGCAAGAGATCAAGATGCCTCAAGAAGTATTGCAATTGCTTCAGAGCTAACAGCTTGTGCTCTGAAAAGTGTAGATGTATGGACTGCAATAATTTTGAGGGATGCAAAGAGAGGTTGGCTTTTGATATAGGGAAAGATGCGAGTATGTTTACAAAAGTTGAGCAGGAAAATCTTGTAATAGATAGTGCAGTTGAGCATTCTAGCTATGGGCCATTTCAAGATTCCATGAAATGGAATGATCAGAGTTTGCAAATTTTAAACAAGGAGGATCCATCAACATGTGAAGCTGCACAAACTCATCAG CCTTTTGCACCCGCAACAATGGACTCTTCTAAGGGGACCTACAG ATCTTTGTTAGCTGGCCTCGTCCAACCACATGACATAAGAGAGCTTTCAGCACATTTAGTAGTTGTTTCTGATGCAAAGAAATATTTCAAAG ATGTATATGCACAGCAGGAAAGGCTAGTTTTGGGTAATTTTTGTGATTGTCTTGTCAAGCTCATGTGTCGTGGAATAGCAAAAG AAAGGCAAGTTTCAATGTCAATTCGCTTTGATACAGAAAAGCAGAATGAATCTGTTGTTTTAGATCATGAAGAGGAACTACGAGTAAACCAGAGATCTCTGGAAATGAAATCATAA
- the LOC141684507 gene encoding putative pentatricopeptide repeat-containing protein At3g23330, translating to MLFPTGTILKRLTVAQHVEAFISGTPRFFHSSSAIHHPILNYSDLDYPSILQSCIKYKAIEPGRQLHARICLIGLGYDTKLATKLVNFYCTCCFLKNAHHLFDRISKGNIFLWNVLIRGYAWNGPYQAAISLYYQMVDFGLVPDNFTYPFVLKACAALSDIKVGRDIHENAIRSGWETDFFVGAALIDMYAKCGYVDSSREVFDKIVVRDVVLWNSMLAAYSQNGRPEECLTLCGEMALLGLRPTDATLVTSISAAADIAALPKGRELHGFSWRQGYGSQDKVNTALVDMYAKSGSLMVARNLFEHLKERRIVSWNAMITGYAMHGHASEALYLFQQMIQVARPDHITFVGVLSACNHGGLLDEGRNFFESMKKDYRIEPTVQHYTCMIDLLGHCGRLDEAYNLIMEMRMLPDSGVWGALLNSSKIHGNMEMGELALERLIELEPDDSGNYVILSNLYAQAGKWEGVAKLRKLMTDRGLKKSIACSWIEVKNKIHAFLSGDTSHPMADEIYEELEKLGALMAQAGYVPNTTPVFHDVDDDEKRRMICSHSERLAIAFGLISTPPGTKLLVTKNLRVCEDCHVAIKFISKITQREIIIRDVNRYHHFKDGICSCSDYW from the coding sequence ATGCTCTTTCCAACCGGAACAATTCTGAAGAGACTCACAGTTGCTCAGCATGTAGAAGCATTCATTTCTGGTACTCCACGTTTCTTTCATTCATCATCAGCTATTCATCACCCTATCCTAAATTACTCCGATCTTGATTACCCCTCTATTCTCCAATCTTGTATCAAATACAAAGCAATTGAGCCTGGTAGGCAGCTCCATGCCCGCATTTGCCTCATCGGACTCGGTTATGATACTAAATTAGCTACCAAACTTGTCAATTTTTACTGTACTTGTTGTTTTTTAAAGAACGCCCACCATCTGTTTGATAGAATTTCCAAGGGAAATATTTTCCTGTGGAATGTTTTGATTCGCGGGTATGCTTGGAATGGCCCTTACCAGGCTGCTATATCTCTTTACTACCAAAtggttgattttgggcttgtgcCTGATAATTTCACCTACCCTTTTGTTTTGAAGGCGTGTGCTGCCCTTTCGGATATTAAAGTTGGGAGGGATATTCATGAAAATGCTATACGAAGTGGGTGGGAGACGGATTTTTTCGTAGGTGCTGCATTGATTGATATGTATGCGAAATGTGGTTATGTAGATAGTTCTCGGGAAGTGTTTGATAAAATTGTGGTTAGGGATGTTGTGTTATGGAATTCGATGCTAGCTGCTTACTCACAGAATGGGCGTCCGGAAGAGTGTTTGACTTTATGTGGTGAGATGGCATTGCTGGGTTTAAGGCCTACTGATGCGACACTTGTGACTTCTATCTCAGCAGCTGCTGATATAGCTGCCTTGCCAAAAGGGAGGGAGCTTCATGGGTTTAGCTGGAGACAAGGGTATGGATCACAGGATAAGGTTAATACTGCATTGGTAGATATGTATGCCAAGAGTGGCTCTCTAATGGTTGCACGAAATTTGTTTGAACACCTAAAGGAAAGAAGGATCGTTTCTTGGAATGCTATGATTACTGGGTACGCAATGCATGGTCATGCTAGTGAGGCTCTTTATTTGTTTCAGCAAATGATCCAGGTGGCTCGGCCGGATCACattacttttgttggtgttctATCGGCTTGCAACCATGGAGGTTTGCTGGATGAGGGTAGAAACTTTTTTGAATCAATGAAAAAAGATTACCGTATAGAACCAACTGTTCAACATTATACTTGCATGATTGATCTCCTTGGGCACTGTGGTCGATTGGATGAGGCTTATAATCTCATAATGGAGATGAGAATGTTACCAGATTCTGGTGTTTGGGGTGCATTACTTAATTCATCCAAAATTCACGGAAATATGGAAATGGGGGAACTTGCATTGGAACGGCTGATAGAGCTTGAACCTGATGACTCCGGAAACTACGTAATCTTGTCGAACTTGTATGCTCAAGCAGGCAAGTGGGAAGGAGTTGCAAAGCTTCGGAAACTAATGACAGACAGGGGGCTAAAGAAAAGCATTGCTTGCAGTTGGATTGAGGTGAAAAATAAAATACATGCATTTCTTTCTGGAGATACTTCTCATCCAATGGCTGATGAGATATATGAAGAATTAGAGAAGTTGGGAGCACTGATGGCTCAAGCTGGGTATGTGCCGAACACCACACCTGTTTTTCATGATGTGGATGATGATGAGAAGAGAAGAATGATATGCAGTCACAGTGAAAGACTTGCAATTGCCTTTGGACTCATAAGTACACCTCCTGGGACCAAGCTTCTAGTCACCAAGAATCTGCGCGTATGTGAAGATTGCCATGTGGCTATTAAGTTCATTTCAAAAATTACTCAAAGGGAAATCATTATCAGAGATGTTAATCGATATCATCATTTCAAAGATGGAATTTGTTCCTGTAGTGATTATTGGTGA
- the LOC141685575 gene encoding uncharacterized protein LOC141685575: protein MGSSSTNLDDLYSKLSLEEDDGGFIIGEDEIRKNQQSFVLVGRFISEKNINFNAMQNVMASLWRPREGMEVFELGGDRFSFVFYHVMDLQKVIDGGPWSFEQSPLVLQRLGEGEDPKEIKLNKMEIWLQVHDLPQGFMSERILQSIGEFVGGFVKIDKIDVEGAWKAFARVRVILDTDKPLKRRMKIKREGGTWNWVNFKYERLSTFCFVCGLLGHSERDCAIVYANPGKEIEKAYGTWLRAQGRSTKNSNVGARWLRNGGFRPGTTTSGGGTEKERFTEMEGVLREKVGNEGGIRITQQNYRDKGVNSCGKDQEDEIMGEDDRVVTEAKRKRIENEKITEETVVEGFQKTGMEGIHKSGLDNNIGPKNELEAGPGHQARLAK, encoded by the coding sequence ATGGGGTCATCATCAACAAATCTGGATGATTTATATTCTAAATTGTCATTGGAGGAGGATGATGGTGGATTTATTATTGGGGAGGATGAAATACGTAAGAATCAACAATCGTTTGTGTTGGTGGGTCGATTCATATCGGAGAAGAACATCAATTTTAATGCTATGCAAAATGTTATGGCGTCGTTGTGGCGGCCAAGGGAGGGAATGGAGGTATTCGAGTTAGGAGGAGACAGATTCTCGTTTGTGTTTTACCATGTTATGGATTTGCAGAAGGTCATAGACGGAGGGCCTTGGTCGTTTGAGCAGAGTCCGTTGGTACTTCAAAGGTTGGGGGAAGGGGAGGATCCAAAGGAGATCAAGCTGAACAAAATGGAAATATGGTTACAAGTTCATGATCTACCTCAAGGTTTTATGTCTGAAAGGATATTGCAGAGTATAGGGGAATTTGTTGGAGGATTTGTTAAAATAGACAAGATAGATGTTGAAGGTGCATGGAAGGCTTTTGCTCGAGTAAGGGTAATACTTGATACTGATAAGCCATTAAAGCGTAGAATGAAGATTAAAAGGGAGGGGGGTACATGGAATTGGGTTAATTTTAAATATGAACGGTTAAGTACATTTTGCTTTGTATGTGGATTGTTAGGCCATTCGGAAAGAGATTGTGCGATTGTTTATGCAAATCCAGGAAAGGAGATAGAGAAAGCATATGGTACATGGCTTAGAGCACAAGGGCGTAGTACAAAAAATAGCAATGTGGGAGCACGGTGGTTAAGGAATGGGGGTTTCAGGCCAGGCACCACTACGAGTGGAGGAGGTACAGAGAAGGAGAGATTTACGGAGATGGAGGGTGTTTTGCGCGAGAAAGTAGGAAATGAGGGGGGAATTCGAATTACGCAGCAAAATTATAGGGATAAGGGTGTAAACAGTTGTGGAAAAGACCAGGAGGATGAGATTATGGGGGAGGATGATAGGGTTGTTACTGAGGCAAAGAGGAAAAGAATAGAAAATGAGAAAATCACGGAAGAGACAGTTGTGGAGGGGTTTCAAAAAACTGGTATGGAGGGAATTCACAAAAGTGGGCTTGATAACAATATCGGGCCAAAAAACGAGTTAGAGGCGGGTCCTGGACACCAGGCCCGCCTAGCAAAATGA